In Rosa chinensis cultivar Old Blush chromosome 1, RchiOBHm-V2, whole genome shotgun sequence, a genomic segment contains:
- the LOC112186199 gene encoding disease resistance protein RPP4 yields MAASSSCSDSIPQEKHDVFLSFRGEDTRNNFTSHLYEALCRKQIQTYIDYKLERGDEISPALFKAIEESKLSVIIFSKNYASSGWCLEELVHILKCRDEQFVIPIFYGVDPSDVRKQFGSYADAFVEHEKRFKDSMDKVLRWRKALTTAANISGFDSQTIRPESDLVKIVVNDILAKLNCKLQIAQGLEGLVGMEKHIRRVEFLLCLNSLDVQIVGIWGMGGIGKTTIAEVVFAHLSSQFEACCFIANVRESEAKHGLNDLWNQILRKLLKEENLCMATSSLVSTFARERLRRTRALIVLDDVSEFSQLELLARGDCNLFGPGSRILVTTRNKRIFRNGVNNDKIYEVKELDNDEALKLFHLIAFRNKSPPGDYTTFAKEVVDYAGGNPLALTILGSVIFCHCKSKEDWEGELVKLKKFPNKKIQNVLRFSYDGLEENEREIFLDIACYHKGKHIDEAKRILDACGFCANAGVKILVDMSLISVGEYSTLKMHDLIQEMGREIVRDPRVKNPGKRSRLWLANDVRHVLTDNTGTEDIECMAMKMDLIKDLYVNVASFEKMHKLRLLDLYSYSYTRGVSKLHLPPGFEFLPEALKYLRWHFYPLTSLPSRFSSENLVELHMCNSRLEQLWNKGINLGSIKSIDLSCSEHLADVSALIESPNLERISLWGCKSLVQLPSSFQNLAKLTFLSLGGCSNRKILPEMPGNLEVLGLNRTAIEELPSSIWSLEKLHHLDLQICEELKSLPSSTCRLNSLPILDLHGCRSLESLPVELPSALKELYLSDCESLGSLPAQLPSGLKRLELRNCKSLGSLPVELPSRLKRLELISCKSLGSLPVELPSGLKRLELRNCKSLGSLPVELPSGLEYLDLSGCESLGSLPAQLPSGLKKLYLSDCKSLGSLPVELPSGLEYLDLSDCESLGSLPVELPSGLKELYLISCKSLGSLPKLPWLLALFNAHGCTSLETVSSSMRTAPIQGRDQYVNHSEKFEELLFMNCVKLDQSARSNIMADAQLRVMRIATASRLLNKPSTINIVCPGNEIPKWMRYESEGCSINIKLPPHWFRLGFLGYALCIVVAFNNYTPPDIDNYSYFGCETHHKTNNSHEVCWEALRISLPAILINSDHVFVWYFCPKFVRLESAINREDWVKASEASFDFKLYQNIIQTPKEGNLFDPSTVRVKRCGVSLLYAQEIEKLLGGIDEDEVMEPKQTVEEEDIIIKTKRRRDESELSGSGTASFKEEYNDQLPPQSSKRKINIM; encoded by the exons ATGgccgcttcttcttcttgctctgATAGCATCCCTCAGGAGAAGCATGATGTTTTTCTTAGTTTCAGAGGCGAGGACACCCGGAATAATTTCACCAGCCATCTTTATGAGGCTTTATGTCGGAAACAAATCCAAACTTACATAGATTACAAACTGGAGAGAGGGGATGAAATCTCACCTGCCCTTTTCAAAGCAATTGAAGAATCGAAGCTTTCGGTTATCATTTTCTCCAAAAACTATGCTTCTTCTGGATGGTGCTTGGAAGAACTTGTGCACATACTCAAATGCAGAGATGAACAGTTTGTTATACCTATCTTCTACGGCGTAGATCCATCAGATGTACGCAAACAATTTGGGAGTTATGCAGATGCATTTGTTGAACATGAGAAACGTTTCAAGGACTCAATGGACAAGGTGCTCAGGTGGAGAAAGGCTTTGACAACAGCAGCCAATATATCTGGGTTTGATTCCCAAACAATTAG GCCGGAGTCGGATTTAGTTAAGATTGTGGTCAATGACATTTTGGCGAAATTGAATTGCAAATTGCAAATCGCACAGGGTTTAGAGGGCCTGGTTGGAATGGAAAAACACATTCGACGAGTTGAATTTTTATTATGTCTCAACTCACTGGATGTCCAGATTGTAGGTATTTGGGGTATGGGTGGTATCGGTAAGACCACCATTGCTGAGGTTGTATTTGCTCATCTCTCTTCTCAATTCGAAGCTTGCTGCTTCATTGCAAATGTTAGGGAATCGGAGGCGAAACATGGACTAAATGATTTGTGGAATCAGATTCTTCGTAAACTACTGAAGGAAGAAAATCTATGTATGGCCACTTCATCTCTTGTCTCAACTTTTGCAAGAGAGAGGCTTCGCCGTACAAGGGCCCtcattgttcttgatgatgtgagtGAGTTTTCCCAATTAGAACTTTTAGCTAGAGGTGATTGCAATCTGTTTGGCCCTGGAAGTAGAATCCTTGTAACAACCAGAAATAAACGCATATTTAGGAATGGGGTTAATAATGATAAGATATATGAGGTTAAGGAATTAGACAATGATGAAGCTCTTAAGCTCTTTCATTTGATAGCTTTTAGAAATAAGTCTCCCCCGGGTGATTATACAACTTTTGCAAAAGAGGTGGTAGATTATGCTGGAGGCAATCCATTGGCTCTTACAATCTTGGGCTCCGTAATATTCTGTCATTGCAAGAGCAAAGAAGACTGGGAAGGTGAATtagtgaaattaaaaaaatttcctaACAAAAAAATCCAGAATGTATTGAGGTTCAGTTATGATGGATTAGAAGAAAATGAGAGGGAGATATTTCTCGATATCGCCTGTTATCACAAAGGGAAGCATATTGATGAGGCAAAAAGAATTTTAGATGCCTGTGGTTTTTGTGCCAATGCAGGAGTAAAAATTCTCGTTGATATGTCTCTCATATCCGTAGGTGAATATTCAACACTTAAGATGCATGATTTGATACAAGAAATGGGTCGGGAAATTGTTCGTGATCCACGTGTTAAAAATCCTGGAAAACGCAGTAGATTGTGGCTTGCAAATGATGTTCGTCATGTATTGACAGATAATACG GGTACTGAAGACATTGAGTGCATGGCCATGAAGATGGATCTCATTAAAGATTTATACGTGAATGTTGCATCCTTCGAAAAGATGCATAAGCTAAGATTACTAGATCTGTACTCATACTCGTATACCAGGGGTGTCAGCAAATTGCACCTTCCTCCAGGTTTCGAGTTTCTCCCTGAGGCCCTTAAATATCTGAGGTGGCATTTCTATCCTTTGACATCTCTGCCATCGAGGTTTTCTTCAGAAAACCTTGTCGAGCTTCATATGTGCAACAGCCGACTTGAGCAACTTTGGAATAAAGGC ATCAATCTTGGGAGCATAAAAAGTATCGATCTTAGTTGCTCCGAGCACCTGGCTGATGTTTCAGCTCTGATTGAGAGTCCAAATCTCGAGAGAATTAGCCTTTGGGGTTGTAAAAGTTTGGTTCAACTTCCTTCATCGTTTCAGAATCTTGCCAAGCTTACTTTTCTTAGTCTGGGAGGTTGCTCCAATCGCAAAATTCTCCCAGAGATGCCAGGCAATCTGGAAGTCTTAGGGTTGAATCGGACTGCCATAGAAGAATTGCCTTCATCAATTTGGTCTCTCGAGAAGCTTCATCATTTGGATCTTCAAATATGTGAAGAGCTTAAGAGTCTTCCAAGCAGCACTTGTAGGTTGAATTCGCTCCCAATTCTTGATCTACATGGCTGCCGCTCTCTTGAGTCTTTGCCTGTCGAGCTACCTTCTGCGCTGAAGGAATTGTACTTGAGCGATTGTGAGAGTCTTGGGTCTTTGCCTGCCCAGCTACCTTCTGGGCTGAAGAGACTGGAGTTGAGAAATTGCAAGAGTCTTGGGTCTTTGCCTGTCGAGCTACCTTCTAGGCTGAAGAGACTGGAGTTGATCTCTTGCAAGAGTCTTGGGTCTTTGCCTGTCGAGCTACCTTCTGGGCTGAAGAGACTGGAGTTGAGAAATTGCAAGAGTCTTGGGTCTTTGCCTGTCGAGCTACCTTCTGGGCTGGAGTACCTGGACTTGAGCGGTTGTGAGAGTCTTGGGTCTTTGCCTGCCCAGCTACCTTCTGGGCTGAAGAAATTGTACTTGAGCGATTGCAAGAGTCTTGGGTCTTTGCCTGTCGAGCTACCTTCTGGGCTGGAGTACCTGGACTTGAGCGATTGTGAGAGTCTTGGGTCTTTGCCTGTCGAGCTACCTTCTGGGCTGAAGGAATTGTACTTGATCTCTTGCAAGAGTCTTGGGTCTTTACCGAAGCTGCCATGGCTTCTAGCATTGTTTAATGCACATGGCTGCACGTCACTAGAGACAGTCTCAAGTTCGATGAGGACTGCACCCATACAAGGTAGGGATCAATATGTCAACCATTCTGAAAAATTCGAGGaacttttatttatgaattGCGTGAAATTGGATCAGAGTGCACGGAGCAACATAATGGCTGATGCACAGCTTAGAGTTATGCGAATTGCAACTGCATCACGTCTCCTCAATAAACCCAGTACGATTAATATTGTTTGTCCGGGAAATGAAATTCCAAAGTGGATGAGGTATGAAAGTGAGGGATGTTCGATAAATATCAAGCTTCCTCCTCATTGGTTTCGTCTAGGCTTCCTCGGTTACGCTCTATGCATTGTGGTTGCTTTCAACAACTATACGCCACCCGATATTGACAATTATTCCTACTTTGGTTGTGAAACCCATCACAAAACTAACAATAGTCACGAAGTTTGTTGGGAAGCCCTCCGTATAAGCCTACCAGCTATTCTCATCAATTCAGATCATGTGTTCGTGTGGTATTTCTGCCCTAAATTTGTTCGATTAGAAAGTGCAATCAATCGTGAGGATTGGGTAAAAGCATCCGAGGCCTCTTTTGACTTCAAGTTGTACCAAAATATTATTCAGACCCCAAAAGAAGGAAATCTCTTTGACCCCTCCACTGTGAGGGTGAAAAGGTGTGGAGTCTCCTTGTTGTATGCCCAAGAGATTGAAAAATTACTTGGAGGcattgatgaagatgaagttatggaaccaaaacaaacagtagaagaagaagatatcatCATCAAAACTAAGAGACGACGGGACGAGTCTGAACTCAGTGGAAGTGGAACTGCAAGCTTCAAAGAAGAATATAACGACCAACTACCTCCCCAGAGTAGTAAAAGGAAAATCAACATCATGTGA
- the LOC112191630 gene encoding uncharacterized protein LOC112191630, producing MKSYLYAQDEHVWNIVENGWKTPTIPAKGEGSSVSIPKPRKDWTEVEVRDLQADFKAKNSIFTALSEREKLRISHCDTAKQAWDLLQTTYEGNKKVRAQKLQGLIYEFETMAMGDDETVDDFHGRILKITSQCRSLGAPFDEDKVVKKILRALPEKFHSKVTSIEDSFDIDEYPLDELIGNLKTYELRLKPEKKSKGVAFKAVKGKEEEDEPLDLALLTKEKHGNSNNKSLLSTWSDDEHQEVENVAFVSSLSLESESDEEFSDDETNKELKSTQEKFTKFEISSATASRLFNSGKAHHDTFGLGYSGENSKGTHFVRESNSEVEKGDPSTQVIKDTITRADKEPKSSQKVTHARMNQMFPTDHNRYATLKSFIPTCHYYGKLGHIRPRCNERLKSIPSGEEKLFVKSLHCELKEQKELINKLANLISKANMQNRDKPVWIRKDLNNQRSNHSDSTDSISDICLMTSVSTGNSSTYIEATCLVALTALADKRKDF from the exons atgaaatcatacTTGTATGCGCAAGATGAACATGTATGGAACATTGTGGAAAATGGCTGGAAGACACCAACAATTCCAGCTAAAGGCGAGGGCTCATCGGTCTCTATTCCTAAGCCACGGAAGGACTGGACTGAAGTAGAAGTACGTGATCTTCAAGCTGACTTCAAAGCAAAAAATAGCATTTTCACTGCTCTCTCTGAACGTGAAAAGCTAAGGATTAGTCACTGCGACACTGCAAAACAAGCTTGGGATCTGTTACAGACTACAtatgaaggaaacaaaaaggtACGTGCACAAAAACTGCAAGGTTTGATTTATGAATTTGAAACTATGGCcatgggagatgatgaaaccgTGGATGACTTTCATGGTAGAATCCTAAAGATTACTAGTCAATGTCGTAGTCTAGGTGCCccttttgatgaagataaggTTGTCAAGAAAATACTTAGAGCCTTACCAGAAAAGTTTCACTctaaagtcactagtattgaggaCTCTTTTGACATTGATGAATACCCTTTGGATGAACTCATTGGAAATCTGAAAACTTATGAACTAAGACTAAAACCTGAAAAGAAATCCAAAGGTGTGGCTTTCAAGGCTgtgaaagggaaagaagaggaagatgaaccaCTTGATCTTGCTCTTCTGACCAAAGA gaagcatggaaatagcAACAATAAATCCCTCCTCTCGACATGGAGTGATGATGAACATCAGGAGGTCGAAAATGTTGCCTTCGTGTCGTCTCTTTCACTTGAATCTGAAAGTGATGAAGAATTCTCAGATGATGAGACCAAT AAAGAGCTGAAGTCCACTCAAGAGAAGTTCACAAAGTTTGAGATAAGCTCTGCAACAGCATCTAGGTTGTTCAACTCCGGAAAAGCCCACCACGATACATTCGGACTTGGATATTCTGGAGAAAACTCCAAAGGCACACACTTTGTGAGAGAATCCAATTCGGAAGTGGAGAAAGGTGATCCAAGCACCCAAGTCATCAAGGACACTATCACAAGGGCTGACAAGGAACCAAAATCCTCTCAGAAAGTCACTCATGCAAGGATGAATCAGATGTTTCCGACTGATCATAACAGGTATGCAACTCTTAAGTCTTTTATTCCTACATGTCATTACTATGGTAAATTAGGACATATCAGACCAAGATGTAATGAGAGACTTAAGTCAATTCCATCTGGTGAGGAAAAGCTATTTGTAAAATCTTTACATTGTGAACTTAAAGAGCAGAAAGAGCTTATCAACAAATTGGCTAACCTGATTTCTAAAGCAAACATGCAGAATAGAGATAAACCTGTCTGGATTAGAAAGGACTTGAATAATCAGCGTTCTAATCACTCTGATTCTACTGACTCTATTAGTGATATCTGTCTCATGACAAGTGTAAGTACAGGTAATTCTTCAACATATATTGAGGCAACCTGCCTGGTAGCACTCACTGCCTTGGCTGACAAGCGAAAGGATTTCTGA